One window of the Thermasporomyces composti genome contains the following:
- a CDS encoding alpha/beta fold hydrolase: MSVWKVLERRSGLLGAAAGVVAAGLAAGTAAGLAVERYLVGRRRMGTTEPDEAFGTLRGEPVVVKTRDGLELYAEVDEPRRSSSRLTVVFSHGYALNLDCWHFQRAALVDEARLVFYDQRSHGRSGRSPRELCNVDQLGLDLGQVLDQVVPDGPVVLVGHSMGGMAILALADQRPELFSDRVVGVALLASSAGDLDRVTLGVPGPMGRLVHKVTPAVVAALARAPDLVEHSRRAGSDIAYLLTKRYSFGSKVPAARVEFVAEMLAATPIEVVADFFPGFAEHDKYAALEVLHGVETLIIGGRDDLITPVEHSRRMAELHPAAQYIELSEAGHMFLIEHPEVVNAALLDLLDRAGHAAEAMTS; encoded by the coding sequence ATGAGCGTGTGGAAGGTGCTCGAGCGGCGGTCGGGTCTGCTCGGCGCGGCGGCGGGTGTGGTCGCCGCCGGTCTCGCCGCGGGCACGGCCGCAGGACTCGCCGTCGAGCGCTACCTCGTCGGGCGGCGTCGCATGGGCACGACCGAGCCGGACGAGGCGTTCGGCACGCTGCGCGGTGAGCCCGTCGTCGTGAAGACCCGGGACGGCCTCGAGTTGTACGCGGAGGTGGACGAGCCTCGTCGATCGTCCTCCCGCCTCACCGTCGTCTTCAGCCACGGGTACGCCCTCAACCTCGACTGTTGGCACTTCCAACGCGCCGCGCTCGTCGACGAGGCTCGGCTCGTCTTCTACGACCAGCGCTCGCACGGCCGGTCGGGCCGCTCGCCACGTGAGTTGTGCAACGTCGACCAGCTCGGCCTCGACCTCGGACAGGTCCTCGACCAGGTCGTGCCGGACGGGCCGGTGGTTCTCGTCGGTCATTCGATGGGCGGCATGGCGATCCTGGCCCTGGCGGACCAGCGTCCGGAGCTGTTCTCCGACCGGGTGGTCGGTGTGGCGCTGCTCGCGTCGAGCGCCGGGGACCTCGACCGGGTCACCCTCGGTGTGCCGGGACCCATGGGGCGGCTGGTCCACAAGGTCACGCCGGCGGTGGTGGCCGCTCTCGCGCGCGCACCCGACCTGGTCGAGCACAGCCGCAGGGCCGGCAGCGACATCGCCTACCTACTCACCAAGCGCTACTCGTTCGGCTCGAAGGTGCCAGCGGCCCGGGTGGAGTTCGTCGCCGAGATGCTGGCGGCGACCCCGATCGAGGTCGTGGCCGACTTCTTCCCCGGCTTCGCCGAGCACGACAAGTACGCGGCGCTGGAGGTCTTGCACGGCGTGGAGACGTTGATCATCGGTGGTCGGGACGACCTCATCACGCCGGTGGAGCACAGCCGCCGGATGGCCGAGCTGCACCCCGCCGCCCAGTACATCGAGCTCTCCGAGGCGGGTCACATGTTCCTCATCGAGCACCCTGAGGTTGTCAACGCCGCCCTGCTGGATCTGCTGGACCGCGCGGGCCATGCCGCGGAGGCGATGACGTCGTGA
- the tsaE gene encoding tRNA (adenosine(37)-N6)-threonylcarbamoyltransferase complex ATPase subunit type 1 TsaE translates to MIDLHVAEAKPTDAADLVSVIHAAFGARPPLDPPGTALQETAETVEAAIATDGGLLAQVDQEPAGAILFAERTVDGARWLELRRVSVHPRFQHRGVATAMVGCAEEVAQARGMEGVRLVARVELPSTLAFWRHRGYVEVGRRDPYVDLAKRLPVEIATSSAAETKAVGERLATLLRAGDLILLSGELGSGKTTLTQGIGAGLRVRGEVTSPTFVIARVHPSMVGGPPLLHVDAYRLGGVAELDDLDLDTTVDDAVTVVEWGEGIAEGLAEDRLEVVLTRPIGAQATGGGQTTTGDGTTSDEDADRRTIRVVPVGRRWMNVPLRGALTTADLLG, encoded by the coding sequence GTGATCGATCTGCACGTCGCCGAGGCCAAGCCAACAGACGCCGCCGACCTGGTGAGCGTCATCCACGCCGCGTTCGGCGCGCGTCCGCCGCTCGACCCGCCGGGGACGGCCCTGCAGGAGACGGCGGAGACGGTCGAGGCCGCGATCGCGACCGACGGGGGCCTGCTCGCTCAGGTCGACCAGGAGCCGGCCGGAGCGATCCTGTTCGCCGAGCGCACCGTCGACGGCGCCCGCTGGTTGGAACTGCGTCGCGTGTCGGTCCACCCGAGGTTCCAGCACCGGGGCGTCGCCACCGCCATGGTGGGATGCGCGGAGGAGGTCGCACAGGCACGAGGGATGGAGGGGGTTCGCCTCGTCGCGCGTGTCGAGCTGCCGTCGACGCTCGCGTTCTGGCGCCACCGCGGCTACGTGGAGGTGGGTCGGCGCGACCCCTACGTCGACCTGGCTAAGCGGCTGCCGGTCGAGATCGCGACCTCCTCGGCCGCGGAGACGAAGGCGGTGGGCGAGCGACTGGCGACGCTGCTGCGCGCCGGCGACCTGATCCTGCTGTCCGGAGAGCTGGGCTCTGGCAAGACCACCTTGACGCAAGGTATCGGAGCTGGCTTGCGCGTGCGTGGTGAGGTGACCTCCCCGACGTTCGTCATCGCGCGTGTCCACCCCTCGATGGTGGGTGGCCCGCCGCTGCTGCACGTCGACGCCTATCGCCTGGGTGGGGTCGCCGAGCTGGACGACCTCGACCTCGACACCACGGTCGACGACGCGGTCACCGTGGTGGAGTGGGGAGAGGGAATCGCCGAAGGCCTCGCCGAGGACCGACTCGAGGTCGTGCTGACCCGCCCGATCGGTGCCCAGGCGACAGGCGGCGGCCAGACGACGACGGGGGACGGCACGACGTCGGACGAGGACGCCGATCGCCGGACGATCCGGGTCGTCCCGGTGGGCCGCCGGTGGATGAACGTGCCACTGCGCGGCGCCTTGACCACGGCCGACCTGCTCGGCTGA
- the tsaB gene encoding tRNA (adenosine(37)-N6)-threonylcarbamoyltransferase complex dimerization subunit type 1 TsaB: protein MLVLAFDTATPAVTVALHDGSSVLASSTVVDAMRHAELLAPGIARVLTEAGADRRDLTEIAVGVGPGPFTGLRVGLATARAMGYVLGIPVHGVCTLDVLAAAAQVESGPFVVATDARRKEVYWARYTDRHTRIDGPKVAKPAALATSEPVVGQGARLYPDAFPNAASPELPSAADLARLVATRAVPLLEPVPLYLRRPDAAQPGPPKSVLSTR from the coding sequence GTGCTCGTCCTCGCGTTCGACACCGCCACGCCTGCGGTCACGGTCGCTCTCCACGACGGTTCGTCCGTGCTCGCGTCCTCGACGGTCGTCGACGCGATGCGGCACGCCGAGCTCCTCGCGCCAGGGATCGCGCGCGTGCTGACCGAGGCGGGGGCCGACCGTCGCGACCTCACCGAGATCGCGGTCGGCGTGGGACCAGGGCCCTTCACCGGTCTGCGGGTGGGACTGGCCACCGCTCGCGCGATGGGGTACGTCCTGGGCATTCCGGTCCACGGGGTCTGCACGCTGGACGTCCTGGCCGCCGCGGCCCAGGTGGAGTCCGGGCCGTTCGTCGTCGCGACCGACGCCCGCCGCAAGGAGGTCTACTGGGCGCGCTACACCGACCGCCACACCAGGATCGACGGTCCGAAGGTCGCGAAGCCGGCCGCGCTCGCCACGAGCGAACCAGTGGTCGGCCAGGGCGCGCGGCTGTATCCGGACGCTTTTCCGAACGCCGCTTCGCCGGAGCTGCCGTCCGCGGCGGACCTGGCCAGGCTGGTGGCCACGCGGGCGGTTCCGCTGCTCGAACCGGTCCCGCTCTACCTGCGACGTCCCGACGCCGCTCAGCCGGGTCCGCCCAAGTCCGTGCTGAGCACCCGCTGA
- the rimI gene encoding ribosomal protein S18-alanine N-acetyltransferase encodes MVVLRPARLDDLAALRALETACFGRDAWSESALRDELAAVPGTRFVVVAVDRGQDEEVVGYASLFAVAETADVQRIAVRPDWRRRGVGRRLLRALLDEADLRGCREALLEVRADNAAAIAMYERAGFEAIARRPGYYRGEADALVLRLAPLHGSSG; translated from the coding sequence ATGGTCGTGCTCCGTCCGGCTCGGCTTGACGACCTGGCAGCTCTGCGGGCGCTGGAGACGGCGTGCTTCGGACGTGACGCGTGGAGTGAGTCGGCTCTGCGGGACGAGCTGGCCGCTGTGCCCGGGACGCGCTTCGTCGTGGTCGCGGTCGATCGGGGCCAGGACGAGGAGGTCGTGGGCTACGCGTCGCTGTTCGCCGTGGCGGAGACCGCCGACGTGCAGCGGATCGCGGTTCGACCGGACTGGCGCCGCCGAGGCGTCGGCCGGCGTCTGTTGCGCGCGCTCCTCGACGAGGCGGATCTGCGTGGGTGTCGCGAGGCCCTGCTCGAGGTACGGGCGGACAACGCCGCCGCGATCGCGATGTACGAGCGAGCAGGCTTCGAAGCCATCGCGCGCCGGCCCGGCTACTACCGAGGGGAGGCTGACGCGCTCGTCCTCCGGCTGGCGCCGCTGCACGGTTCGTCGGGCTAG
- a CDS encoding ABC transporter substrate-binding protein, whose amino-acid sequence MAAASVTLAACSAGSSGTSNSSRGGGDDTSSASSKLKGSKTEPLPVPKEFKEAPELAKLVKEGKLPPVHERLPENPYVVPHNWLTPGKYGGSIMTITGASNSTTHAEFMYGHSLLRWLNDGQTIGPGLVESWESNEDATEWVLHFRKGLKWSDGHPWSTEDILFWWEDMVLNEEHSEMPPDEARSGKGTLMTMKAIDEVTLSLSFDAPAPLTADRLAMWVKRGNGPSWMEPKHYLKQFHPKYNPNVPKDWATDKGEFDHKRAWIRNPECPVMTGWKCKSYNEGRRVVFERNPYYWCVSPDGAQLPYIDTISFNVVENPEVQRLHALEGKINFLYAGFTTIFLQDVSALKRAEQKTKLRVFLWDAGDGSGSLVFFNQDYHEPKMRELIRNPKFRQALSHAYNRAEVQKAVYYNTGELTTGTMSPKAIEFHVNDEGKRMYQAWRDSYLKYDPELAKKMLDEIGVVDTDGDGWREMPDGSKLKVRLDYHADSAQEHVSKNELLARDWRAIGIDTQLNPVPPDGYGDQWRFGKLMTNTNWETGDGPNCLVYPQWLVPIESSRWAPLQGEFYNVRGTPEEKKELDVDPYKRTPPRMEPEPGGPIEKLWELYDQSKVEPDEMKRHRLVWEMIKVHIEYGPYLLGVCANTPYIVLVHEDMRNVPTRENLALGGFAAPWIHPTPAVYDPETWYWANPEEHGDPGLT is encoded by the coding sequence ATGGCAGCGGCCAGCGTGACTCTGGCAGCGTGCTCGGCCGGATCCAGCGGCACCAGCAACTCCAGCCGAGGGGGCGGAGACGACACCAGCTCGGCCTCGTCGAAGCTCAAGGGTTCCAAGACCGAGCCGCTCCCTGTGCCCAAGGAGTTCAAGGAAGCGCCGGAGCTCGCCAAGCTGGTGAAGGAAGGCAAGCTCCCGCCGGTCCACGAGCGTCTGCCGGAGAACCCCTACGTCGTACCTCACAACTGGCTGACGCCCGGCAAGTACGGCGGCTCCATCATGACCATCACCGGTGCCAGCAACTCCACGACGCACGCGGAGTTCATGTACGGGCACTCCCTGCTGCGCTGGCTGAACGACGGTCAGACCATCGGCCCTGGCCTGGTGGAGAGCTGGGAGTCCAACGAGGACGCCACGGAGTGGGTCCTCCACTTCCGCAAAGGGCTGAAGTGGTCCGACGGGCACCCGTGGTCCACCGAGGACATCTTGTTCTGGTGGGAGGACATGGTCCTCAACGAGGAACACAGCGAGATGCCCCCGGACGAGGCCCGCTCGGGCAAGGGCACGCTCATGACGATGAAGGCCATCGACGAGGTGACCTTGTCGTTGAGCTTCGATGCGCCGGCGCCGCTCACCGCCGACCGGCTCGCCATGTGGGTCAAGCGGGGCAACGGCCCGTCGTGGATGGAGCCCAAGCACTACCTCAAGCAGTTCCACCCCAAGTACAACCCGAACGTGCCCAAGGACTGGGCCACCGACAAGGGGGAGTTCGACCACAAGCGGGCCTGGATCCGCAACCCCGAGTGCCCTGTGATGACGGGGTGGAAGTGCAAGTCCTACAACGAGGGTCGGCGCGTCGTCTTCGAGCGCAACCCCTACTACTGGTGTGTGTCGCCTGACGGCGCCCAGCTGCCGTACATCGACACGATCTCGTTCAACGTCGTCGAAAACCCCGAGGTGCAGAGGCTGCACGCCCTCGAAGGCAAGATCAACTTCCTCTACGCGGGCTTCACCACGATCTTCCTCCAGGACGTCTCCGCTCTGAAGCGAGCGGAGCAGAAGACCAAGCTGCGGGTGTTCCTGTGGGACGCCGGCGACGGCAGCGGCTCGTTGGTGTTCTTCAACCAGGACTACCACGAGCCGAAGATGCGGGAGCTCATCCGTAACCCGAAGTTCCGCCAGGCGCTCTCCCACGCGTACAACCGGGCCGAGGTCCAGAAGGCCGTCTACTACAACACCGGCGAGCTCACCACCGGCACGATGAGCCCCAAGGCCATCGAGTTCCACGTCAACGACGAGGGCAAGCGCATGTACCAGGCCTGGCGCGACAGCTACCTCAAGTACGACCCGGAGCTCGCCAAGAAGATGCTCGACGAGATCGGGGTCGTCGACACCGACGGCGACGGATGGCGGGAGATGCCGGACGGCAGCAAGCTCAAGGTCCGCCTGGACTACCACGCCGACTCCGCGCAGGAGCACGTCTCCAAGAACGAGCTGCTCGCGCGAGACTGGCGGGCGATCGGGATCGACACCCAGCTGAACCCGGTGCCACCGGACGGCTACGGCGACCAGTGGCGGTTCGGGAAGCTCATGACGAACACCAACTGGGAGACCGGCGACGGGCCGAACTGCCTGGTCTACCCCCAGTGGCTCGTCCCGATCGAGTCCTCCCGCTGGGCTCCTCTCCAGGGCGAGTTCTACAACGTCCGTGGGACGCCCGAGGAGAAGAAGGAGCTCGACGTCGACCCTTACAAGCGGACTCCGCCGCGGATGGAGCCCGAGCCCGGTGGGCCGATCGAGAAGCTGTGGGAGCTGTACGACCAGAGCAAGGTCGAGCCCGACGAGATGAAGCGGCACCGGCTCGTGTGGGAGATGATCAAGGTCCACATCGAGTACGGTCCGTACCTTCTCGGCGTCTGCGCCAACACTCCCTACATCGTCTTGGTCCACGAGGACATGCGAAACGTCCCGACCCGGGAGAACCTCGCGCTCGGCGGGTTCGCCGCTCCGTGGATCCACCCCACGCCGGCGGTGTACGACCCGGAGACGTGGTACTGGGCCAACCCCGAAGAGCACGGCGATCCTGGGCTCACCTAG
- the tsaD gene encoding tRNA (adenosine(37)-N6)-threonylcarbamoyltransferase complex transferase subunit TsaD, which yields MTDEPLVLGIETSCDETGVGIVRGQTLLANAVASSLEEHARFGGVVPEVASRAHLEAFIPSLERAARDAGVRLSDIDAVAVTSGPGLAGALLVGVAAAKALALALDRPLYGVNHLAAHVAVDTLEHGPLPQPCVSLLVSGGHSSILLVEDVTQNVQPLGSTIDDAAGEAFDKVARLLGLPFPGGPFIDREAKAGDPAYVTFPRGLTSPRDLERHRFDFSFSGLKTAVARWVETRQRAGESVPVADVAASFQEAVCDVLTRKAVDACRTHGVDDLLIGGGVAANSRLRAMAEERCAAAGIRLRVPRPGLCTDNGAMVAALGAQLVARGLAPSRLDVPADSALPVTTVAV from the coding sequence ATGACCGACGAGCCCCTGGTCCTTGGTATCGAGACCTCCTGCGACGAGACCGGCGTCGGCATCGTGCGCGGACAGACGCTGCTGGCCAACGCCGTGGCGTCGAGCCTGGAGGAGCACGCGCGGTTCGGGGGTGTCGTCCCGGAGGTCGCGAGTCGTGCTCATCTGGAGGCGTTCATCCCCTCTCTGGAGCGGGCCGCTCGAGACGCGGGCGTCCGGCTCTCCGACATCGACGCGGTGGCGGTGACGAGTGGGCCCGGGCTCGCTGGCGCGCTCCTGGTGGGGGTCGCGGCGGCGAAGGCCCTTGCCCTGGCGCTGGACCGTCCCCTGTACGGCGTGAACCACCTGGCCGCGCACGTCGCGGTTGACACCCTCGAGCACGGTCCGCTGCCGCAGCCGTGCGTGTCCTTGCTGGTGTCGGGTGGGCACTCCTCGATCCTGTTGGTCGAGGACGTCACGCAGAACGTCCAGCCGCTGGGCTCGACGATCGACGACGCGGCGGGTGAGGCGTTCGACAAGGTGGCCCGGCTGCTCGGGCTGCCGTTCCCGGGCGGTCCCTTCATCGATCGCGAGGCGAAGGCCGGCGACCCGGCCTACGTGACGTTCCCGCGCGGCCTCACCAGTCCCCGCGACCTCGAGCGGCACCGCTTCGACTTCTCCTTCTCCGGGCTGAAGACCGCCGTGGCGCGGTGGGTGGAGACGCGGCAGCGCGCCGGGGAGTCGGTGCCCGTCGCCGACGTGGCGGCGTCGTTCCAGGAAGCCGTGTGCGACGTGCTCACCCGCAAGGCGGTTGACGCCTGTCGGACCCACGGGGTGGACGACCTGCTCATCGGTGGCGGCGTGGCCGCCAACTCGCGCTTGCGGGCGATGGCGGAGGAGCGGTGTGCGGCGGCGGGCATCCGGCTGCGGGTGCCGCGGCCGGGGCTGTGCACCGACAACGGCGCGATGGTGGCCGCTCTCGGTGCGCAGCTGGTGGCGCGCGGGCTCGCTCCCAGCCGGCTCGACGTGCCAGCTGATTCCGCGCTTCCGGTGACGACGGTCGCGGTCTGA
- a CDS encoding formylglycine-generating enzyme family protein: MATNASGGRNSFAGWATARPSTSRPRRGMVWVPGGTFAMGSDDFYPEERPVREVTVDGFWMDVHPVTVAAFRRFVRATGYVTVAERAFGPGTALDPDPAMRQSGSLVFRQPAHPVDLCDPRGWWARVPGASWRHPEGPDSSVHGRERHPVTHVAYEDAVAYATWVGGRLPTEAEWEFAARGGLDGAVYPWGDDPTPGGRLMANIWQGEFPWRRAAYGFPGTSPVGSFPANGYGLLDMVGNVWEWTSDLFLPRPGDRFAKARCIPDPRSLGGLAGRWRPREPDQALRVIKGGSFLCAPNYCLRYRPAARQGVAADVTACNLGFRVVVDGSAAS; this comes from the coding sequence ATGGCGACGAACGCCTCCGGAGGACGGAACTCCTTCGCCGGCTGGGCGACCGCTCGACCGTCCACCTCGAGGCCGCGGCGAGGCATGGTGTGGGTGCCGGGCGGAACGTTCGCCATGGGGTCGGACGACTTCTACCCCGAGGAACGCCCGGTGCGCGAGGTCACCGTCGACGGGTTCTGGATGGACGTCCACCCGGTGACGGTGGCGGCGTTCCGCCGTTTCGTCCGAGCGACGGGCTACGTGACGGTGGCCGAGCGGGCGTTCGGCCCCGGCACCGCGCTCGACCCGGATCCCGCCATGCGACAGTCGGGCTCCCTGGTCTTCCGGCAGCCCGCCCACCCGGTGGATCTGTGTGATCCGCGCGGTTGGTGGGCCCGGGTGCCTGGAGCGTCCTGGCGTCATCCCGAGGGGCCGGACAGCTCGGTGCACGGTCGGGAGCGGCATCCCGTGACCCACGTGGCGTACGAGGACGCGGTGGCGTACGCGACCTGGGTGGGTGGTCGACTGCCGACGGAGGCCGAGTGGGAGTTCGCGGCGCGTGGTGGTCTGGACGGCGCGGTGTACCCGTGGGGCGATGACCCGACGCCGGGCGGCCGGCTCATGGCCAACATCTGGCAGGGGGAGTTCCCGTGGCGTCGTGCAGCGTACGGTTTCCCCGGCACGTCGCCGGTCGGCTCGTTCCCAGCCAACGGATACGGCCTGCTCGACATGGTGGGCAACGTCTGGGAGTGGACGAGCGACCTTTTCCTGCCCCGACCCGGCGACCGCTTCGCCAAGGCGCGGTGCATTCCTGACCCGCGGTCGCTGGGCGGCCTCGCCGGACGCTGGCGCCCCCGTGAACCGGACCAGGCTCTCCGGGTCATCAAGGGTGGTTCCTTCCTGTGCGCACCCAACTACTGTCTGCGCTATCGGCCGGCGGCGCGACAGGGAGTAGCCGCCGACGTGACGGCGTGCAACCTCGGCTTTCGGGTGGTCGTCGACGGGTCGGCCGCGTCGTGA
- a CDS encoding dicarboxylate/amino acid:cation symporter, giving the protein MSATSTPSRARSRPTFPFWAQILAGLALGLLLGLLARTFEIGWLAATLTKIGEIFVQLLRVAVPPLVFTAVVVSIANLRQVTNAARLAAQTLVWFLITSLLAVTVGIGLGVLTNPGEGASVSRDDATYSGGSGSWLDFLQGVIPLNILGLSAQSSTETTDGTVSVTTSLSFNVLQIVVLAALIGAAALAVGEKAEPFLAFNRSALAVVQKLLWWVIRLAPIGTLGLIGKAVATYGWEAVAPLATFTVDVYVGCAIVLFGVYSVLLRLHGLSPLKFFSGAWPAIELAFVSRSSVGTMPLTQQVVTRNLGVPQEYASFAVPFGATTKMDGCAAVYPALAAITVAQIFDVNLSLTDYLLIAFVSVVGSAATAGLTGAFVMLTLTLSTLGLPLEGVGLLIGIDAILDMVRTATNVAGQALVPTLVAKREGILNLDVYNGPRGDIVAAPESVSLTEPVAAGQ; this is encoded by the coding sequence GTGTCCGCCACGTCCACCCCTTCTCGTGCCCGAAGCCGGCCGACGTTCCCGTTCTGGGCTCAGATCCTCGCCGGTCTCGCCCTCGGTCTGCTCCTCGGCCTGCTCGCGCGCACCTTCGAGATCGGCTGGCTCGCCGCGACGCTCACCAAGATCGGCGAGATCTTCGTCCAGCTGCTGCGCGTCGCCGTGCCGCCGCTCGTCTTCACCGCGGTGGTCGTGAGCATCGCCAACCTGCGCCAGGTCACCAACGCCGCGCGCCTGGCGGCCCAGACGCTCGTCTGGTTCCTCATCACGTCCCTGCTCGCGGTCACGGTGGGCATCGGCCTGGGTGTCCTCACCAACCCCGGCGAGGGCGCCAGCGTGTCCCGTGACGACGCGACGTACAGCGGCGGCAGCGGCTCGTGGCTGGACTTCCTCCAAGGCGTGATCCCGCTCAACATCCTCGGGTTGTCCGCGCAGAGCTCGACGGAGACGACCGACGGCACCGTCTCGGTGACGACCAGCCTGTCCTTCAACGTCTTGCAGATCGTCGTCCTGGCGGCGCTGATCGGCGCGGCCGCGCTGGCGGTCGGTGAGAAGGCGGAGCCGTTCCTCGCGTTCAACCGCTCGGCTCTCGCCGTCGTGCAGAAGCTGCTGTGGTGGGTCATCCGCCTGGCGCCGATCGGCACGCTCGGCCTCATCGGCAAGGCCGTGGCGACGTACGGGTGGGAGGCGGTCGCTCCGCTGGCCACCTTCACCGTCGACGTCTACGTCGGCTGCGCCATCGTCCTCTTCGGCGTGTACAGCGTGCTGCTCAGGCTGCACGGCTTGAGCCCGCTCAAGTTCTTCTCCGGCGCCTGGCCGGCGATCGAGCTGGCCTTCGTCTCCCGGTCCTCGGTGGGCACCATGCCGCTGACCCAGCAGGTGGTGACCCGCAACCTCGGCGTCCCGCAGGAGTACGCGTCGTTCGCCGTGCCGTTCGGGGCGACGACGAAGATGGACGGCTGCGCCGCGGTCTATCCCGCGCTCGCCGCGATCACCGTCGCGCAGATCTTCGACGTCAACCTGAGCTTGACGGACTACCTCCTGATCGCGTTCGTCTCGGTCGTCGGCTCGGCCGCGACGGCCGGTCTCACCGGCGCCTTCGTCATGCTGACCCTCACCTTGTCGACCCTGGGGCTGCCGCTGGAGGGCGTGGGTCTGCTGATCGGCATCGACGCGATCCTCGACATGGTGCGGACCGCGACGAACGTCGCGGGTCAGGCGCTGGTGCCCACGCTGGTCGCCAAGCGGGAGGGCATCTTGAACCTGGACGTCTACAACGGGCCACGCGGCGACATCGTCGCGGCGCCCGAGTCGGTGTCCTTGACCGAGCCGGTGGCTGCCGGTCAGTGA
- a CDS encoding rhodanese-like domain-containing protein: MPADAEEIDLAMARAIWEAGGLIVDVRTPEEYAAGHIPGAINVPVDRIAFHLERLPPGQVVTVCSMGNRARRGAERFARLGRPAMHLRGGTKAWAAAGYPLVTGPDPGEWRPLARRVLRRVTEVLRHATELATRWARRGGPRRRAAG, encoded by the coding sequence GTGCCAGCGGACGCCGAGGAGATCGACCTCGCCATGGCCCGGGCGATCTGGGAGGCCGGCGGGTTGATCGTCGACGTGCGGACGCCGGAGGAGTACGCCGCGGGGCACATTCCCGGCGCGATCAACGTGCCCGTCGACCGGATCGCCTTCCACCTGGAGCGGCTCCCACCGGGGCAGGTCGTCACGGTGTGCTCGATGGGCAACCGCGCCCGCCGTGGCGCGGAGCGCTTCGCCCGCCTCGGCCGGCCGGCGATGCACCTCCGCGGTGGGACCAAGGCGTGGGCGGCGGCCGGCTACCCGCTCGTCACCGGGCCCGACCCGGGTGAGTGGCGCCCTTTGGCCCGGCGCGTTCTCCGCCGCGTCACCGAGGTCCTCCGCCACGCCACGGAGCTCGCCACTCGGTGGGCACGTCGCGGAGGTCCACGTCGCCGCGCGGCTGGCTGA
- a CDS encoding NAD(P)-dependent oxidoreductase: protein MAETSTTVAFLGLGAMGSRMARRLLDAGYRLVVWNRTPDKARDLVNLGAEQASSPADAARRADVVVTMVADPDALAAVTEGADGLAAGIAEGATVIEMSTMGPAAIERLAATVPSSVGVLDAPVLGSLSEAEAGELRVFVGGPDDLVARWTPLLSVFGSVHHVGPRGAGASAKLVANETLLGVLGVLGEAVALARGLGLSTQTTLEVLATTPLAAQAERRRPVIEGHEVPRRFALSLAVKDADLMLAAARAKGVDLRLVAGARSWLADAVAAGLGDKDYSTVIAHIAGQADQR, encoded by the coding sequence ATGGCCGAGACCTCCACCACGGTGGCATTCCTCGGGCTTGGCGCGATGGGCTCGCGGATGGCCCGCCGACTGCTCGACGCCGGGTACCGGCTCGTCGTGTGGAACCGCACGCCCGACAAGGCACGAGACCTGGTGAACCTCGGCGCGGAGCAGGCGTCGAGCCCAGCGGACGCCGCTCGGCGCGCCGACGTGGTGGTGACGATGGTGGCGGACCCGGACGCCTTGGCCGCCGTGACGGAAGGGGCGGACGGTCTCGCGGCGGGGATCGCCGAGGGTGCCACCGTCATCGAGATGTCCACGATGGGCCCCGCTGCCATCGAGCGCCTGGCGGCCACGGTGCCCTCGAGTGTCGGCGTGCTGGACGCGCCCGTCCTGGGCAGCCTCAGCGAGGCGGAGGCCGGTGAGCTGCGTGTGTTCGTCGGCGGCCCGGACGACCTGGTCGCGCGCTGGACACCGTTGCTCTCCGTGTTCGGGTCGGTCCATCACGTGGGTCCGCGCGGCGCCGGTGCCTCCGCGAAGCTGGTCGCCAATGAGACCTTGCTGGGCGTCCTCGGTGTCCTCGGGGAGGCGGTCGCGTTGGCCCGAGGCCTCGGGCTGTCGACCCAGACGACGCTCGAGGTGCTGGCCACGACACCGCTCGCGGCGCAGGCCGAACGGCGTCGACCGGTCATCGAGGGGCACGAGGTCCCGCGGCGCTTCGCGCTGTCACTCGCGGTCAAGGACGCCGACCTCATGCTCGCCGCCGCCCGCGCGAAGGGAGTCGACCTCCGGCTCGTCGCCGGCGCGCGGTCCTGGCTGGCGGACGCCGTGGCTGCCGGCTTGGGGGACAAGGACTACTCGACGGTGATCGCCCACATCGCCGGCCAGGCTGACCAGCGATAG